CCTGAGGTGGTTCACCCCGATCAAGGAGGTTGACCTGTGCGGCCACGCAACACTGGCAACAGCGCATGTGCTTTTTGAACATCTTGGCTACTCAAAACAGGTCATAACCTTTGAAACACGGAGCGGTGAACTGTTCGTGGAAAAAATGGGGAAGCAATTGGCAATGAACTTTCCTGCATGTCCGCCAACTCCATGTGCGATCCCCGAATACTTGAGGAGAGGGTTGGGGCAACACCCAATCGAGGTATTGGCTGCTGACGATTACCTGGCCGTGTTCGATAGTGAGACAACCGTTCGTGCCATCATGCCCGATCACACTTTGCTAAGCCAACTTGAATTACGTGGTGTCATAGTCACCGCGCCCGGAACGGATGTTGACTTTGTCAGCCGTTTTTTTGCCCCGAAATTTGGTATCCCCGAAGACCAGGTCACAGGCTCCGCACATTGCGAGCTTGCTCCCTACTGGGCCAAAAAGCTCGGCAAAAATATACTGAACGCGAAGCAGGTTTCTCGGCGTGGCGGCGACATCACCTGTGAAGTAAAAACTGACCGTGTGGTTATCTCGGGGTGTGCGATCACATTCATGGTGGCAGAAATTGTCTTCTAACCCCCGTTCACATTCAACTTACTACCTTCACC
The window above is part of the Desulfobulbaceae bacterium genome. Proteins encoded here:
- a CDS encoding PhzF family phenazine biosynthesis protein — protein: MKLAQYQVDAFTDKVFGGNPAAVIPLSSWPDDWLLQAIAEENNLSETAFFVSSEKGFHLRWFTPIKEVDLCGHATLATAHVLFEHLGYSKQVITFETRSGELFVEKMGKQLAMNFPACPPTPCAIPEYLRRGLGQHPIEVLAADDYLAVFDSETTVRAIMPDHTLLSQLELRGVIVTAPGTDVDFVSRFFAPKFGIPEDQVTGSAHCELAPYWAKKLGKNILNAKQVSRRGGDITCEVKTDRVVISGCAITFMVAEIVF